The genomic region AACATTACCACAAATGAGGCCCTGATTGCTCTGGCCAACGCCGTCTACCTATCCCTCCTTGGGAAAGAGGGCATCAGGGAGTTAGCTACGGAGATTTATAAGAGGTCTCATTACGCCCTAAAGAGGATGGAGGATGAGGAACTGGGCAAGAGGAAGTGGGAGTCGGATTTCTTTGAGGAGTTCACATTTGTGTTTAGGTCAGATTATGATAGGATTCACTCCGAGTTACTCAGGAGGGGTATCCACGGAGGGTTGAGACTAGGTCCTAGGGAAGCTCTGTTCTGCGTGACTGAAGTTCATACCAAGCGGGCAATAGATGATCTAGTTAATGCCATGAAGGAGGTGGCCTAAATGTGGAGGCAGGCGTATTGGGATGAACCTCTAATCACGGAGTATAAGGGGAAGGGAAGACAAGGCTTCCTCGTACCTAAGGAAGACCTAGACGTGGAAATTAAGTTACCTGAAAAGATCAAGAGGGGAAAGGAGCCTGAACTTCCCGAGGTTTCGGAGCTTGAGGTCGTTAGGCACTTCGTGAGACTATCCCAGATGAGCTTTGGCGTTGACACTGGAATGATGCCTTTGGGATCATGCACCATGAAGTACAATCCAAAGATAGAGGAAGAGACAGGGGTTGCAGATAGGACTCACCCATTACAGGATCAGGACACTGTTCAGGGGAACCTAGAGGTAATGTACGAAATGCAAAGGTGGCTTGCTGAGGCAACGGGAATGGACGAATGTAGCTTACAGGTTCCGGCGGGATCAGCTGGCGAACTGGCTGGCGTGCTCATGATCAGGAAATACCACAGGGATCAGAATAGGAGGAGGGAGGAGATGCTTGTTGCTGACTCAGCCCACGGAACAAATCCGGCAAGCGCAGCAATGGCTGGCTTCTCAGTGATCTACATCAAGTCTAACCAGGAGGGCTTGGTTGACCTCAACGTGCTCAAAGGGACAATATCAGATAACGTTGCAGGGTTCATGTTAACTAATCCTAATACCTTGGGACTCTTTGAGGAAAACATCAAGGAGATAGCTGAGCTGGTTCACTCGGTAGACGGAGTCCTCTACTATGATGGCGCTAACCTAAACGGAATCCTGGGAATAGTGAGACCAGGGGACATGGGATTTGATATAGTTCATCTCAATCTTCACAAGACCTTCGGAGTCCCCCATGGGGGTGGAGGTCCAGGGGCTGGAGCCGTGTGTGCCAAGGGTAAGATGACTAAGTATCTCCCGTACCCCATAGTGTCCAAGGGAGAGAGGTACTATCTTGTTAAGCCTGAGAGGTCCATAGGGAAGATCTCGGTGTTTAACGGAAACTTTGGTAACCTGATGAGGTCCTATGCCTACATTCTTGGCCTTGGCGGAAAGGGAGTGTCCATGATTGGAAGAATGAGTACATTGGCCACAAACTACCTGATAGCGAAACTTAGAGGAGTGAGGGGACTGGAGTTGATGGCTCCTCACCGGTTCAGAAAACATGAGGTAGTATTCAGCGCAAAGAAACTGGCAGAGGAAACTGGGGTGACTGCGTTTGATATAGCCAAGGCTTTACTCGACAGGGGCTTCTATGCGCCCACCATATACTTCCCGCCCAATGTGGAGGAGGCTCTGATGATCGAGCCCACAGAAACTGAGCCCATAGAAGTCCTGGATCAGTACGCCAACGCAATCAAGGATATTGTGGAGAAAGCATATTCCAACCCTTCCTCCATTACTTCGGCTCCCCAAAACACGTCAGTGGGTAGACTTGATCAGGTTAAGGCAAATCATCCGAGCACTATGACCCCAACCTATAGGGTTCTCAAGTCTAGGTTAGCGAGCCAAGGAAGAAAGTAGAATGGATAGGTAACCCAAGTAAGGAATGGAAATCACATACCCATCTATCTCAGTAACTTTTCCTATTACATCACTCGAGGGAACGCCAGGGGCCGGTTCTAACCCTATTTGATTATCAGGTTGCGGGTTTGATATCTTATCTACCCCCTGGGTTACGTAATACGTTCCGTCTACTCTAATGACCCTATGGATCACATAGGTGTGTAGTTGAGGTGACCTGTATATTATGATTGAGTGATACGTAATGTGTGTGGGAGACTGATAGAAAGTGAGTGCGCCATTCTGAAAAATGGGATACATTGATACTCCCTCTACGCTCGCGGAGCTTACAATATTAGAGTAGAACACGATATAAACTAGGGCGATAAGAATGATGATCGCTATATCACTCTTCTTCATCCAGATCGCCTAGATCCAGCTCTATTATTTCCCCTTCATCTGTCCTCTGTTCCTTCTTCTCCCCACCGAACTTCTTCACGCCTTTCTTACCCTCAACCTCTACCTCCGATCCGCCTGCCCTTATTTTGGAAACCACTGCCCTCCATCTATGACCACAATTGGGGCACTCATATGAACCCATCACTGTTATAGTTATTCTACCGTAGGCATCAGGAAGGGGTGACACTAGGTTCCACGTCTTTATTGGCTTCTCAACCTTAGTCCCACAGTTAGGACAAACGTCCGGTTCACTTTGTTTCTTCTTGGGCATACGGGGTTATATGTAAGGTAACAGTTTAAAAAATAGTATCGTTATAACGGATGCAGTAAGGAAAAGTAATCCATTATAAATATATTTGTAGCTCTTTTTTATTATTAGGATATAACCTATTATATTTAATGCTAGAATAATTGGAAGAATGTACAGATAAGATGAAAGATAAGGATAAGAGGCTAAAAAAGGAGCTGTAACCCATGTTACCGCAAACGCGGTCTGATTGCTCATCTTGTCCTTCAACAGATGATAGTAAATGGGTGACATAATGCCGTAAAACAGGAAGAGAGCTATTGGTACCATTAACATTTTAGCCTATGTATGGTGAGTTGAGATGAATTAAAATGATGAACGGTTTCTCGATAGCTAATGTCCAGGGATATGAAATTATTGATTCTAGAGGAAATTTAACTGTTAGAGCCAGGGTTACCTTGGAGTCCGGGATAAGGGCTACTGGAGACGCGCCCTCAGGAGCGTCAAAGGGGACTCGGGAGGCCGTGGAACTTAGGGACAAGGACGGCTCGGTTAAGGGAGCCGTGGATTCCATAAACTACTACATTTCACCTGCCCTCATGGGTCTAGATGTGAGGGAACAGGGAAAAATAGACAGGATAATGATAGAGTTGGACGGGACCGAGAATAAGTCCAGGCTGGGAGCCAATGCAACCATAGCTACGTCTATCGCAGTCGCCAAAACTGCGTCAATTTCCATGGGATTGGAACCTTTCATGTATATTGGCGGAGCCAGGACGCATACCTTGCCTGTACCCCTCCTCAACATCTTGAATGGGGGTCTGCACGCTGGTAACATGTTAAAGATCCAGGAGTTCATGGTTATTCCGGTGAAATTTGACACTCTAAAGGAGGCCTTAATTGCTTCTACCAAGATTTATAAGACCCTCAAGTCGCTCGTTACGGAGAGATACGGAAAGATATACACGGCTTTAGGAGACGAAGGGGGTATCTCCCCACCGCTCAGCGTTACTGAGGACGCCCTAAAGCTGGTGCATGAGGCGATCAAGAGGTCAGGAATGGAGGGGAGGGTCTTCATGGGGATGGACGCTGCAGCCTCGGATTTTTACAACCCTGAGAAAGGGGTGTATGAAATAGATAACACGAGTAAGTCCCCGGACGAAATGATAGAGTTTTATGTTGATATAGCTAGCCGTTACCCCTTACTATATCTGGAAGATCCTTTCGAGGAGAACGATTTCAGCAGATATTCAGAGTTGCAGAGCAGAATTAAGAACGTGATAGTCACTGGAGATGACCTGTTCACCACTAACGTGAGATACCTTAGAAAGGGAATCGAGATGAAATCCGCTAGAGGAGTTATTGTTAAGGCTAACCAGATTGGAACGCTGACTGAAACCATTCAATTCTTCGATCTAGCTAAGGACAACTCCATTAAGACCGTAGTTAGTCATAGGAGCGGTGAAACCGAAGACAGCTTCATTGCCGACCTCGCCGTAGGCCTAAACAGTGACTTCATAAAAACAGGAGCCCCTTCCAGAGGAGAAAGGACATCAAAATATAATAGATTACTTGAAATTGAAAATGAGTTCGGACTTGAATATCTCGGTAGAAGGCTCTAGTTATGGCAATAGTATTCCGATGACTACCAAGCCAGCGGCCAATAGTAGGAGGAAGAGGATGAATTGTTTAGTGGTAAGATTGGGTACTGCCTTAACTGCCTTGAAGAGACCGTAGACCATTCCTCCTATGGCCACGAGGAACAGTACTATTAATCCCATTGCTATCAGCGTTATTGATAACGGTTCAGTGTTGAAGCTTAAGGGATGGAATAACTGGTTTGTTACGTTTACAAGCGTCTGTAACGTCATGATCAAACCATAGATTGTTCATGGAAAGTTTATTTAAATTGCCCCCCGGAATTACGTCTACCAGTGATGAAGGTTAAAAGCGCGTATTGGATGAAGAAAAACCTACTCTGAGGGGCACTAAGCCTTTTAAACTATTCTTGGAGTAACCAGTATTTTTGAGGAGTAATACCTATGGCTATATCGTATGATAATTTAATGAAATTTATAGGTCAAAAGGTGAAGGATGTCTATGGAAGAGAAGTTGGGTACATAGTCCACGTGTACACCGAGGTTGATGGAACTGTCACTGGGATAGAGGTGGCTTATGGAAATACCTTCTCCACGTTGGACCCTTCTAGAATATCCTTAGTTAATGATGTACTGGCCATCTTACCTGACTGGAAGGCCGACTCTATGAAATCCATCATGCAAATGGAAAAAATAAGGAAGAGGCAAAGGGCCCTAGAAGAATTATACGCTAAGCAAGAAATTCCAAAATCTTCCTATGATGATATGAAAAGAAAACTTGATTCTGAAATGGTGAAAATTAGGGAGGATTACGCCAAAATTAAGAGCAAGCTGAAGAGCAGACTAAACGAAGTAGAGGACCAGATCACGCATATAGATAGGGCAATGATTGCCGTTAAGATGAGCTACATAGCTGCTGAGCTGACTGAAAGTGCCTATAAAGGCTCCATTGAGATACTGAGGCAGGCTAAGGAGAGTTATATCATAGAGAAGGACGATATAAGAAAGACCATGGAGAAACTAGACTTAAGTGATAGGGATACTGGATTAGATATAAAAGGAGCAGGGTCCCTAACTAATGGAGCAGAGTCGTCAGCAAAACCCGATCTTAGCAGGACGGAATTACCAACACCAATACCTGTTAAAGTCTTAAGCACACAGTGATCAACCTATTTCTTTAGGATGAAGTTAAGCTCACTTTTCAACATTACAAGAAAGAAGGATGAACAGGGATTGTTAGCTTCTAAAATAACTGAAATTTCTATTAAATTGAAAGATCAACAGGACAAGCTTGATGAGACCATGAGGAAGCTGGAGGAAAGGGACAGAGATCTTTTCGATAAGGTGGTGCGATCACAAGAGAATGGAGAGATGACCAGGGCCACAATCTACGCCCAGGAAATCTCCGAGATAAGAAAAATCATGAAAATAGTTTACACTGCCAGACTGGCCATAGAGAAGGTCAGGATTAGATTGGAAACCATCCATGATATCCAAGGGGTATCTTTGGTTATTGGACCTGTGGGAAGGACTTTGGAGAGTCTAAAGGAGCAGGTAAGGGGAGTGGCTCCAGAAGTGGCCATATCTTTGGACTCAATTATTAGTAGCGTAAACAGCATTGCGGTGGAAACAGGAACTGCGGTGAGCGATAGAACTCTAGTCCCCACAGTGGACGATGAGGCAAGGAGAATCCTTGATGAGGCAAGGAAGACTGCAGAGACTAAGATCAGCGAAAAAATGCCCAAACTAGATTTGCCTCATCCACCAAGGGATGTTTCTGCGCCCAGCGCAATAGGGCTTCCCTATCCTCCCTCATCTGAACCCAAGATAGTCAAAAGAAAGATAGGAGAGCAGGAACTGCTGGACCTTATCAGGAACAGTGGAGGTATACTGGACGTGTCCCTAGTGGCAGCCGAGTACGGCGTAGATAAGGAGGAGGTACTCGGAATACTGAACAATTTGGCCAGAAAGGGTCTGATTGCACTGGAGGCGTAGTCCAGATGAGTGCCCAAGTAATGCTCGAGGAAATGGCTAGAAAATATGCTATCGCTGCAGTCAGGGCAGATAAGGAGGGCAGAAGGGAGGACGCCATTAACAATTACAAGAAGGCCATAGAAGTTCTGACCCAAATTGTAACCCTGTACCCTGACATGGTTGCGAGGAACGCGTATGAGCAGATGATTAACGAATACAAGAAGAGACTAGAGACCCTAAACCAGATGGTTCCTGAGGGGGGAGAAGAGACTGAAAAAGCCGAAGAAGACATAGTAATGAAGGAGAAGCCCAAGGTAACGCTAAACGAGATTGTGGGACTTGAGGATGTAAAGGAGGCGCTGAAGGAAGCGGTGGTCTATCCCAGTAAGAGACCAGACCTATTCCCGTTAGGTTGGCCAAGGGGAATACTGCTATACGGACCTCCGGGATGCGGGAAAACCATGATAGCTGCCGCAGTGGCCAACGAGCTGGACTCTGAGTTCATCCATGTGGATGCTGCGTCAATCATGTCAAAATGGCTTGGAGAGGCAGAGAAGAACGTAGCGAAGATATTTAAGACTGCCAGGGAGCTCTCCAAGAAGGAGAACAAACCAGCTATCATCTTCATTGACGAACTTGACGCATTATTGGCCTCTTACACATCAGAGGTAGGAGGAGAAGCTAGGGTGAGAAACCAATTCCTCAAGGAGATGGACGGACTAGCTGATAAGAACGAGATCTCTAAGGTGTATGTGATAGGAGCTACTAACAAACCATGGAGATTGGATGAACCCTTCTTGAGGAGATTCCAGAAGAGGATATACATTACCCTTCCAGATAAGGCTCATAGGCTAGAACTATTGAAGCACTACTCTTCCAAGGTGAAGCTAGATCCAAATGTGAATCTTGAGGAACTAGCCGAGCTAACTGATGGATATACTGCAAGCGACATCAGGGACATAGTGCAGTCAGCTCATATGAGGGTTGTAAAGGAAATGTTTGAGAAGAACCTTCAGGAGCCTAGAGCAATAAACATGGACGACTTTAGAGAAGTGCTAAAGGTGAGAAAACCAAGCGTAAATCAAGATATGCTGAAGGCATACGCAGCGTGGCACGAAAAGTTTAAGGCATTATAACTTTCTTTTAAGATACTTTCGAGTCTTCTTGACCTTACTGGGGTTAGTTAAAATCAGATACCCCAGGTTTGTCTTCACCGATCATTCGGCATGACTCACATCATCAGCTAAAGGCCTAGGACTTTTTGAGATAATCTTCATTACAGATATAAGCTCAACTTTCCCATTGGGGAACCTCCTCCTTACACTTATGGGTAGGAGGTTAGATCTAAACTCTTCCTCGGCTATTCTAATGGAACTTGCCCCCTCTAGTCCTGTCGAGGAAACATCAATAAGAGGTGAAGCGCCCATGGCCAACTGAAGTGCCCTAGCGCTTATTATTCTAGCCCTCTCGTAAGAAGTGAGCCTATTTCTCCAGCTCTCCACATAAACCTCTGTCAAAGGATTAATTCCTTTGCCTTCGTCTTGACTCATACGGAACACCTGTTTTAAATAAATAAAAAATTAGTTATCCCAATCGATTTCCTGGGCTATAACCTCTGGAAGCTTACAATCCGATGTGGGAACCTCGTTCAAATCCAGCTTAAGTATATCAGACAATGCATATCTTAGCCTAAGCACAGCCCTGTCGTCTATCATTCCTAAAGTCCCTATCCTTACAATCTTATCCTTTAGCTCACCCATACCCCCAGAGATCTCTATTCCCCTTTTCGCGAGTTCGTCTATCATGGATTTGGGAGAAATTGGGGGACTTCCAGCTACTACAGTGTTGGAAAAGTTACTCTCATTTCCAAGCAACGAAAAACCTGCCTTGCTTGTTATACTCCTTACGAACCTAGCGCAGGCCTCATGTCTCTTCCATCTCCTTTCAACACCTTCTTGATGTAGAAGCTCCGTAGCTCTTAGCGTAGAAAAGAACACGCCTACTGCTGGGGTGAATGGTGTCTCTCTCCTGTCCTGAAACTTAAGGTGAAGCTTTAGATTGAGATAATTCGGCGCATCATCCTGCAAGTTACGGATACCCTCCTCTGATAAACCCACTAAACCCATCCCTGGTACAGAGGCTAGTGCCTTCTGGCTACCCGTTGCAACTGCGTCTATGTTCCAGTCGTTCACCCTTATCTCGTATGCGCCGAAACCAGAAACGGAGTCCACGAGAACCTTTAGCCCCCTATCCTTAGCTAATCCCACAACTCTCCTTAAGTTCCTGAAGGCCATTCCAGTGCTAGTCTCATTATGAACAAAGGCAATGGCCGTGGCGTCCTTATTGATGTCAAGGATCTCCTTGATCTCATCTTCCGAAAATATTTCCCCAAAGGGTTTCCTATACACAACTGGGGAGGCTCCCCTTTTCACCACTGAGTCCAATAACCTCTCGCTGAACTCTCCATAGGTTAACACAATAACCTTCTCTCCCCTCTTTAGAAGGGAGAACACCATCGACTCCACAGCGAGAGTTCCCGATCCCGAAAGTAGGGCAACCCTAGAGGAGAAAAATGCACCCTTCAACAATTGCTCAAGCTGGGCTACCACTCCCCTGAACTTCTCAGATCTATGATTAACTATAACCGTGGAGTTCTGGGCTACACTTCTAGGAACGTTTACTGGACCTGGAATTAACATCAAAGTTTAACACCGAGCTCCTGAAGGGTCTTCAGTAGGTTTTCCGTGGTCATAACAGCTACCCTGTATTGGGCCTCCTTGGTCTGGGCTCCTATGTGGGTGGTTACGGTGACCCTCTCATGCTTAAGTAACTCCAACTCCCACTCTTCCTTCGGGGGTTCGTGCCAGAATACATCTGTAGCGTAGGACATTATCTTCCCCTCCTTTATGTAGTGGAGGAGGGCCTTTCCGTCAACAGCGACTGCCCTGCTCGTGTTAACTATTATAACACCCTTTTTCATCATTTCGAACTCTCTGGAGGTTAGTATTGGTTTAGCGTCCTTCCCCACAGTCACATGAATACTAATCACGTCGGATTGGGTAACCAATTCGTCAAGGGAAACTGCTCTTGCCCCTATCTCCATAGCTCTCTTGGAAACATCAACTACGTCGTATGCCAAAACATTCATTCCCATTGCCCTTGCGATCAGCCCAACCTTATACCCTATTCTTCCGAATCCAATTATTCCAATTGTTTTTCCGCTCAACTCCACGCCTTCAGTCTTCTTGTAGATTCCAGATTTCGCTAAGGTCATAGACGTAAACATGTTGCGAGCTCCAGCTAGCATGAGACCTATGGTTAACTCTGCTGCAGAATCGGTGGAAGCCCCTGGAGCGTATACTACCCTAATTTTTCTCTTTTCCGCCTCCTCCGTGTCTATGTTATCCACTCCGATTCCTGCCCTCGCTATAACCTTTAGCCTCTTTCCCCTCTCTATGACCTCCTTGTCAACCTTAGTTCTGCTCCTTACCACAAGTACGTCGTAGTTCTCGACTACCTTAAGTAGCTCCTCCCTCTCTATGTCAGGTTGATAGTTAATCTTTAGCCCTTTAGTCTTCAGCGTCCTGATCATATACTCGTCTATAGGATCTGTTATTAATATGGCTAGATTTTCTTTATTTAGAGAAACATCCATAAAGTTGTCTGCCATTCTGGTTCACCTTGTAAAGAATTTATTTAACAGGATGAGAGTGATGATGAAATAGATGAAAGAGAAATAGAGAAATAGAAGCATCCAGAAACATAAACTTGGTTAAAATCACGTTGACCTCTCGCAGTAACTAATTCACCATTCATGTTTAGTCACTTTAATCGATATTCACTAGTTTATATACTTTTTTCTAACTAGAGTAAATGAGCAGTCTACTTAGCTAGCTTACCCGTTTTGAGATACCAGACGTATAGGTCCAGGACGCCCACTGGAAGGTCCAGGGCAGACGCGATACTCCTGAACACAGATTCCAGTTCAAAGTACTTGGATTTCGAGGAGATCTTCTGATCCTCTAGGTAGTCAGAGAAAAAGCGCAGGATG from Metallosphaera sedula DSM 5348 harbors:
- the gcvPB gene encoding aminomethyl-transferring glycine dehydrogenase subunit GcvPB, which produces MWRQAYWDEPLITEYKGKGRQGFLVPKEDLDVEIKLPEKIKRGKEPELPEVSELEVVRHFVRLSQMSFGVDTGMMPLGSCTMKYNPKIEEETGVADRTHPLQDQDTVQGNLEVMYEMQRWLAEATGMDECSLQVPAGSAGELAGVLMIRKYHRDQNRRREEMLVADSAHGTNPASAAMAGFSVIYIKSNQEGLVDLNVLKGTISDNVAGFMLTNPNTLGLFEENIKEIAELVHSVDGVLYYDGANLNGILGIVRPGDMGFDIVHLNLHKTFGVPHGGGGPGAGAVCAKGKMTKYLPYPIVSKGERYYLVKPERSIGKISVFNGNFGNLMRSYAYILGLGGKGVSMIGRMSTLATNYLIAKLRGVRGLELMAPHRFRKHEVVFSAKKLAEETGVTAFDIAKALLDRGFYAPTIYFPPNVEEALMIEPTETEPIEVLDQYANAIKDIVEKAYSNPSSITSAPQNTSVGRLDQVKANHPSTMTPTYRVLKSRLASQGRK
- a CDS encoding signal peptidase I, with the translated sequence MWMKKSDIAIIILIALVYIVFYSNIVSSASVEGVSMYPIFQNGALTFYQSPTHITYHSIIIYRSPQLHTYVIHRVIRVDGTYYVTQGVDKISNPQPDNQIGLEPAPGVPSSDVIGKVTEIDGYVISIPYLGYLSILLSSLAR
- the eno gene encoding phosphopyruvate hydratase; amino-acid sequence: MMNGFSIANVQGYEIIDSRGNLTVRARVTLESGIRATGDAPSGASKGTREAVELRDKDGSVKGAVDSINYYISPALMGLDVREQGKIDRIMIELDGTENKSRLGANATIATSIAVAKTASISMGLEPFMYIGGARTHTLPVPLLNILNGGLHAGNMLKIQEFMVIPVKFDTLKEALIASTKIYKTLKSLVTERYGKIYTALGDEGGISPPLSVTEDALKLVHEAIKRSGMEGRVFMGMDAAASDFYNPEKGVYEIDNTSKSPDEMIEFYVDIASRYPLLYLEDPFEENDFSRYSELQSRIKNVIVTGDDLFTTNVRYLRKGIEMKSARGVIVKANQIGTLTETIQFFDLAKDNSIKTVVSHRSGETEDSFIADLAVGLNSDFIKTGAPSRGERTSKYNRLLEIENEFGLEYLGRRL
- the cdvA gene encoding cell division protein CdvA, which produces MAISYDNLMKFIGQKVKDVYGREVGYIVHVYTEVDGTVTGIEVAYGNTFSTLDPSRISLVNDVLAILPDWKADSMKSIMQMEKIRKRQRALEELYAKQEIPKSSYDDMKRKLDSEMVKIREDYAKIKSKLKSRLNEVEDQITHIDRAMIAVKMSYIAAELTESAYKGSIEILRQAKESYIIEKDDIRKTMEKLDLSDRDTGLDIKGAGSLTNGAESSAKPDLSRTELPTPIPVKVLSTQ
- the cdvB gene encoding cell division protein CdvB, producing the protein MKLSSLFNITRKKDEQGLLASKITEISIKLKDQQDKLDETMRKLEERDRDLFDKVVRSQENGEMTRATIYAQEISEIRKIMKIVYTARLAIEKVRIRLETIHDIQGVSLVIGPVGRTLESLKEQVRGVAPEVAISLDSIISSVNSIAVETGTAVSDRTLVPTVDDEARRILDEARKTAETKISEKMPKLDLPHPPRDVSAPSAIGLPYPPSSEPKIVKRKIGEQELLDLIRNSGGILDVSLVAAEYGVDKEEVLGILNNLARKGLIALEA
- the cdvC gene encoding cell division protein CdvC, whose protein sequence is MSAQVMLEEMARKYAIAAVRADKEGRREDAINNYKKAIEVLTQIVTLYPDMVARNAYEQMINEYKKRLETLNQMVPEGGEETEKAEEDIVMKEKPKVTLNEIVGLEDVKEALKEAVVYPSKRPDLFPLGWPRGILLYGPPGCGKTMIAAAVANELDSEFIHVDAASIMSKWLGEAEKNVAKIFKTARELSKKENKPAIIFIDELDALLASYTSEVGGEARVRNQFLKEMDGLADKNEISKVYVIGATNKPWRLDEPFLRRFQKRIYITLPDKAHRLELLKHYSSKVKLDPNVNLEELAELTDGYTASDIRDIVQSAHMRVVKEMFEKNLQEPRAINMDDFREVLKVRKPSVNQDMLKAYAAWHEKFKAL
- a CDS encoding DNA-directed RNA polymerase subunit K, producing MSQDEGKGINPLTEVYVESWRNRLTSYERARIISARALQLAMGASPLIDVSSTGLEGASSIRIAEEEFRSNLLPISVRRRFPNGKVELISVMKIISKSPRPLADDVSHAE
- a CDS encoding pyridoxal-phosphate-dependent aminotransferase family protein, with product MMLIPGPVNVPRSVAQNSTVIVNHRSEKFRGVVAQLEQLLKGAFFSSRVALLSGSGTLAVESMVFSLLKRGEKVIVLTYGEFSERLLDSVVKRGASPVVYRKPFGEIFSEDEIKEILDINKDATAIAFVHNETSTGMAFRNLRRVVGLAKDRGLKVLVDSVSGFGAYEIRVNDWNIDAVATGSQKALASVPGMGLVGLSEEGIRNLQDDAPNYLNLKLHLKFQDRRETPFTPAVGVFFSTLRATELLHQEGVERRWKRHEACARFVRSITSKAGFSLLGNESNFSNTVVAGSPPISPKSMIDELAKRGIEISGGMGELKDKIVRIGTLGMIDDRAVLRLRYALSDILKLDLNEVPTSDCKLPEVIAQEIDWDN
- a CDS encoding NAD(P)-dependent oxidoreductase — translated: MADNFMDVSLNKENLAILITDPIDEYMIRTLKTKGLKINYQPDIEREELLKVVENYDVLVVRSRTKVDKEVIERGKRLKVIARAGIGVDNIDTEEAEKRKIRVVYAPGASTDSAAELTIGLMLAGARNMFTSMTLAKSGIYKKTEGVELSGKTIGIIGFGRIGYKVGLIARAMGMNVLAYDVVDVSKRAMEIGARAVSLDELVTQSDVISIHVTVGKDAKPILTSREFEMMKKGVIIVNTSRAVAVDGKALLHYIKEGKIMSYATDVFWHEPPKEEWELELLKHERVTVTTHIGAQTKEAQYRVAVMTTENLLKTLQELGVKL